From Candidatus Dadabacteria bacterium:
CCCCAGGATCCCCAGAGCGCGGTGTGGGCTGATATAACGGAGAGCTCAAACAAGCTTTTCTGCAGGAAGATAAACTATCTCTCCAGAGCAAACGGTGCGAAGAGAAAGATCGACGTATCGGGATTTCAGCTCCCCTTTCCAGATAAAGAGGAAGTGGCGAAAAACCAGGTTAAGATGCTTTTCGCCCTGTGCGCGCCCGGAGTTGAAAGCTCCATCCAGAAATATCTCGTACTGAACGTGCTCTGCGGCTTTTCCTGCTCCTCCCTCGCCAGGATACTGGAGAGAAACGAGAAGGCCCTTGAAGAGCAGCTCGCTTCGGAAAAAAAGAAGATCACCGAAGCGGCCGTTCGGCTGACCGAGGCCGACATGGAGAAAAATCTCGGGGTGGTGACCAAGAACATATACGAGATTTTCAGCCTCGGCCAAAACGGTATCCGCAAGGCAATGCCCCCGGTCGCCTCCTTGTGCTTTTCCGCGATAAGGCTTGGCGAAATGCTGCTTGATTTCCCCGCAACGAAAAAACCCAGGGTTCACGCCCTCTTATCCTTCATGCTGCTAAACGCCTCGAGACTTCAGACCATGAACGACGGCAACGGAAGACCGCTTGGGATAAAGGAGCAGAACAGGGAGCTTTGGGACAGGGACATGATCAAAAGGGGATTTGAGCACCTTGCCCTCTCGGCTGAAGAAGGAGAAGAGGTGACGGAGATTCACCTGAAGGCAGGCGTTGACGCCGTTCACTCTCTAGCCAAAAAATACGGAGACACGAACTGGGACCGGATTATCTCACTTTACGACAAGTACCTGGCGTGCAACTACTGTCCGCTTGTCGAACTTCAAAAAGCAATCGCCATTTCCAAAACCCGAGGGGCGCAGGAAGGTCTTCGCGTCATAGGGGGAATACGCGGGGTTGAGGATCTCCGCTCGCACGATCTTCTGTATTCAACTCTTGGAAATCTTCATTTCCAGCTTCATAAGTACGAAGACGCGATATCGAATTTCAACCGCGCGATCGGCCTTGCCGAGGACTCTTTCGAAAAGGCATTTTATTCCAAAAAGATAAAGATCTGCGAAGACAGGATGAACATGTCGAAGCGTTACAGGTATGGAGTGTCTTTCTGAACACTCCCCGGTCGCTTAATATGCCCGCGGACTCGATCCTTAAACACGCCTTCATACTCTGTCTTGTTTTATCCATTGCACTCTCTTCCGCCCACGCGGAGCCCGATTATTTAAATAAAAGTACGGCGGAATCCACATCTTTTCGAAACGGGATGGTTGTATCCGAGGAGCAGATCGCTACCCTCGTCGGGCTCTCCGTACTCAAGGAAGGCGGAAACGCCGTTGATGCAGCGGTCGCCGTCGGATTCGCCCTTGCGGTCACTCACCCGAGAGCCGGAAACCTCGGGGGCGGCGGATTCATGCTGGTGCATCTGAGCAAAACGGGACGGACAGTCGCCATAGATTACAGGGAAAAAGCTCCGCTTAAAGCCACGCGCAACATGTTCCTCGATGAGAACGGAAAGGTTGACACGGAGCGGGCACGGCACAGCATCTATTCCTGCGGGGTTCCGGGAACGGTCGCGGGGCTTTCGCTGGCCCTTGAAAAATACGGGACCATGCCGCTTGAAAAGGTTCTTGCGCCGGCAATAAGGCTCGCGGAGGAGGGATTTGCGGTTACGCCGGAACTCAGAAAATCGCTTCTGAAAGCAAAAGGGCGCTTGAAAAAATCAGGCGAGAGCATGGAGATTTTTTTCAAAAACAACGGAGAGCCGCCCCGGGAGGGAGAAATCCTCAGGCAGAAAAACCTTGCGTGGAGCCTCAAGGAAATAAGCAAAAACGGTCCCGGGGCGTTTTACAGAGGGACGATAGCGAAAAAAATCACGGCTTACATGAAAAAAGAGGGAGGCCTCATAACCGAACAGGACCTTACCTCTTATGAGGCTCTCATAAGAGAACCGGTGACCGGAAGCTACAGGGGCTACAGCATACACTCGATGCCGCCTCCAAGCTCGGGCGGGGTCCATCTTATCCAGATGCTTAACATTCTCGAGCGCTATCCCCTCTCGCAATACGGCCATAATTCCGCGCGCTACATCCATATTCTCTCGGAGACCATGAAGCTTGCCTACGCCGACAGATCAAAACATCTGGGCGATCCGGACTTCTCTCCCGTTCCCACAGCACATCTTGTCTCAAAACAGTACGCAAAACGCTTGGCAAACCGCGTCAATCCCCAAAAAGCGACTCCGAGCATATACGTAAAGCCGGGCTCACCACCCCCCGCCGGAGGCACTGACACCACCCACTTCACCGTAGCCGACAGGTTCGGAAACGTGGTTTCAAACACGTACACGCTTAATTTCGCCTACGGCTCGGGTCTCGCCGTGGCGGGAACAGGGATACTGCTTAACAACGAAATGGATGATTTCTCGGCAAAACCCGCAACGCCGAACGCATACGGTCTCATCGGCGGCGAAAAGAACTCCATTGCCCCCGGCAAAAGAATGCTGAGCTCCATGACGCCGACCATCGTGTTTAACGGCGAAGAATTTCTTCTCGCGACGGGGGGCCGTGGAGGGAGCAGAATAATAACTTCCGTGCTTCAGGTCATTCTGAACGTGATTGATCACAAGATGAGCATCCGGGAGGCCACATCGGCCCCGAGGATACACCACCAGTGGCTCCCCGATACCCTGTACGTGGAAAGGGAAACAGGGAAAGACCTGGAGGCCAGGCTGCGGGAAAAAGGATACGAGGTGAAAAGAACCGGCCCGATGGAGAGCGCTCAGAGCGTGGCGAAGACAGAAGGGCTCTTTCTCGGAGCAGCCGATCCCAGGCACCCGGGAGGACTGGCGCAGGGATACTGACCCGCACGCCGCGCCCGGGAAAACAGGTTGCCGGAATCCGTCTTTATTTGTATGGTAAAATCAAGTCTGAAAACGGAATCCAGAGGAGAACTCTCCATGTTGCGATATCTGCTTTTTGCCGTTGCCGTTTTGCTCCTGTCAGGGTTTGGCATCGGCAGCCGGGCGCAAACTTTCAGTTCCGTCGTCACATTCGGCGACAGCTTGAGCGACTCAGGAAATATCGTCCAGTTTTACGCGCCTGTTGCCAAGTCTCGCGGATTCAATATTCCGGACGGCACAAGCTTCACCACGAATCCCGACCCGGTCTGGGTTGAAATCGTGGCCGAAGCCTTCGGAGCATCGGCAGTCAATTCGCTCGCCGGCGGGACGAACTATTCCTGGGGAGGCGCCTGCGTAGACCCGGACGTTGCCTGTGAGAATCCCGTGCCCACGACGCGGCAGCAGATCAGCCAGCATCTCTCGGGCTCAAGCGCGGATCCGGACGCGCTCTACATGATCTGGGGCGGCGCAAACGACATAAGCGCCGTAGCCGGGGAGAACCAGTCTGATCCCCAGGACGCTCTTGAAGACACGTTGAAAGCGGCGGAAGCATACATAGATCAGATCCGAGGCCTTCAGGACGCCGGCGCGCGTTACGTCGTGGTGCTGAACCTGCCCGACCGCGGAAAAACCTTAAGCGCCCGGCGCGCCGGAGCCGCGGCCGCGGCAGGACTCTCAGCCCTGACCCGCGCCTACAACGAAGCACTGGACACGGGTCTTGCTTCTCTGGAGCGCGGAATCATTCCCGTAAATGTCTCCGCCCTGATGGACGAGATAACTGAAGATCCAGGAAACTACGGATTCACAAACACCGATGATATAGCCTGCGCTCCCGGTTCAAACCCCCTGCGCCCTGGCGGGGGACTGGAGTCACTGGTATGCGGCCCGACCGACTCAGGCTACCTCTCACCTCCCAAAACTGACGAGACTTATCTTTTCGCGGATGATTCCCATCCCAGCGGAGCGGTTCACGCGGCGGTTGCAAACACGGTAATCTCCACCCTCGCGGCCCCGGTTCAGGTATCGCTTGGAGGGGAGGCAGGAGTAGAAGTTGCTAGGGCGCACCGCGACGCCGTATTTACGGAGCGGATGCTTGACCTCGGGTTTAACCGCTCGGCCAGGAAATGGCGCAGCTACGCTAGGGGCCTGATAGGCAGACACAATCTCGAATCCCTGCCGCATCTGGGCAAAACGCAGGCCGAAATGCATGTGCTCACCCTGGGCACCGACTACCGCATCGGGGATGGGCTTTACCTGGGCGCGGCATTGAGCCTCGGGAACCACGACAATGATCTCTCGGGCGCAAGCATTGACAGCATCGTTGTGACAGGCTCGCTGCACGGCACCCTTGTTTACGACGTTT
This genomic window contains:
- the ggt gene encoding gamma-glutamyltransferase, producing the protein MPADSILKHAFILCLVLSIALSSAHAEPDYLNKSTAESTSFRNGMVVSEEQIATLVGLSVLKEGGNAVDAAVAVGFALAVTHPRAGNLGGGGFMLVHLSKTGRTVAIDYREKAPLKATRNMFLDENGKVDTERARHSIYSCGVPGTVAGLSLALEKYGTMPLEKVLAPAIRLAEEGFAVTPELRKSLLKAKGRLKKSGESMEIFFKNNGEPPREGEILRQKNLAWSLKEISKNGPGAFYRGTIAKKITAYMKKEGGLITEQDLTSYEALIREPVTGSYRGYSIHSMPPPSSGGVHLIQMLNILERYPLSQYGHNSARYIHILSETMKLAYADRSKHLGDPDFSPVPTAHLVSKQYAKRLANRVNPQKATPSIYVKPGSPPPAGGTDTTHFTVADRFGNVVSNTYTLNFAYGSGLAVAGTGILLNNEMDDFSAKPATPNAYGLIGGEKNSIAPGKRMLSSMTPTIVFNGEEFLLATGGRGGSRIITSVLQVILNVIDHKMSIREATSAPRIHHQWLPDTLYVERETGKDLEARLREKGYEVKRTGPMESAQSVAKTEGLFLGAADPRHPGGLAQGY
- a CDS encoding autotransporter domain-containing protein — translated: MVKSSLKTESRGELSMLRYLLFAVAVLLLSGFGIGSRAQTFSSVVTFGDSLSDSGNIVQFYAPVAKSRGFNIPDGTSFTTNPDPVWVEIVAEAFGASAVNSLAGGTNYSWGGACVDPDVACENPVPTTRQQISQHLSGSSADPDALYMIWGGANDISAVAGENQSDPQDALEDTLKAAEAYIDQIRGLQDAGARYVVVLNLPDRGKTLSARRAGAAAAAGLSALTRAYNEALDTGLASLERGIIPVNVSALMDEITEDPGNYGFTNTDDIACAPGSNPLRPGGGLESLVCGPTDSGYLSPPKTDETYLFADDSHPSGAVHAAVANTVISTLAAPVQVSLGGEAGVEVARAHRDAVFTERMLDLGFNRSARKWRSYARGLIGRHNLESLPHLGKTQAEMHVLTLGTDYRIGDGLYLGAALSLGNHDNDLSGASIDSIVVTGSLHGTLVYDVFYLSGAFNGGRTSIDINRSTRLGAALRTEHGSTSSYQFGTDVEVGWVSSTSERYRHNLFLGLGWLNQKIDGYSEIGSTSTSMNFSDFERDSLFARAGYQFKGNLGLGERLLPYLRVSYERELNDDSVSVTAGSNTMSGRFTLPGFKPPNEWVNAGGGLTANIGSRTKTFVGYSGGFGNDSNLNHEFSLGVHMTF